The following are from one region of the Pseudomonadota bacterium genome:
- a CDS encoding nucleotidyltransferase domain-containing protein, producing MAQIKMQKLEPIDIFAETVNVLRAEKGLKLAIIYGSAAAGNMRPDSDVDLALIYDRPLGAESKMTLAARLEQKLLRNVDLVDLSTLSGTILKQVLCKGRVLFQEEAGVLAGQIKKMIYNQADMMPYVSRTLLERQRRFVDG from the coding sequence ATGGCCCAAATAAAAATGCAAAAGCTGGAACCTATAGACATATTTGCTGAAACAGTTAATGTGCTGCGTGCCGAAAAGGGGCTGAAGCTTGCGATCATCTATGGCTCTGCTGCTGCCGGTAACATGCGCCCCGACAGCGATGTGGATCTCGCGCTTATCTATGATCGTCCGCTGGGTGCTGAATCTAAAATGACGCTTGCAGCACGATTGGAACAGAAGTTGTTACGGAATGTTGATCTGGTCGACTTGTCAACTCTATCCGGGACGATTTTGAAGCAGGTATTGTGTAAGGGTCGAGTTCTGTTTCAGGAAGAGGCAGGTGTATTGGCCGGGCAGATAAAAAAAATGATTTATAATCAGGCGGACATGATGCCCTACGTTTCCAGAACTCTTTTGGAAAGGCAGAGGAGGTTTGTCGATGGATAA
- a CDS encoding DUF2235 domain-containing protein has product MGNKKIIICCDGTWNNPEQKEVTNVVKVARALRPAGGDGVTQVVFYDWGVGSEGGIGKLTGGAFGEGIDKNIQDAYRFLVHNYEDSDEISFFGLSRGAYTARSTVGMIRNIGVLRKEFAGLIPRAYRMYRSKAGPDVAAARRFRKNYSREVRIKFIGVWDTVGALGIPLKVVRELLTHGKYDFHDTRLSRSVDNAAHAVAVDEKRVDFNPAGSISSAEIEGIGRAITIQLDLG; this is encoded by the coding sequence ATGGGCAATAAGAAAATCATCATCTGCTGTGACGGCACCTGGAACAACCCCGAGCAGAAGGAAGTCACTAACGTGGTCAAGGTGGCTCGAGCGCTGCGGCCGGCGGGGGGCGACGGGGTGACACAGGTGGTTTTCTACGACTGGGGCGTTGGCTCTGAAGGCGGAATCGGGAAGCTGACCGGGGGCGCTTTCGGCGAGGGCATCGACAAGAACATCCAGGATGCCTACCGTTTCCTGGTTCACAATTACGAGGATAGCGATGAAATCTCTTTTTTCGGTCTCAGCCGCGGCGCGTATACGGCCAGAAGCACGGTGGGAATGATTCGCAATATCGGAGTGCTGAGAAAGGAGTTTGCCGGGCTGATTCCCCGGGCTTACCGGATGTATCGCTCCAAGGCCGGGCCGGACGTGGCGGCGGCCAGGCGCTTCCGGAAGAATTACAGCCGTGAAGTGCGGATTAAATTCATCGGCGTCTGGGATACGGTGGGCGCCTTGGGAATTCCACTGAAAGTGGTGCGGGAGCTTTTGACCCATGGGAAATATGATTTTCATGACACCCGGTTGAGCCGAAGCGTTGACAACGCCGCCCACGCAGTGGCTGTTGATGAAAAACGGGTGGATTTCAATCCGGCAGGATCAATTTCCTCTGCTGAGATTGAGGGTATAGGCCGAGCTATCACGATCCAGCTGGATCTCGGCTGA
- a CDS encoding type II toxin-antitoxin system ParD family antitoxin, whose product MNVSVTPELYELVQRKVNSGLYGNASEVVRDALRRMDERVIVETAWDDLNDTLEVSAASGQSPNSIKDIISRTLRGSDE is encoded by the coding sequence ATGAATGTATCAGTAACACCCGAACTTTACGAACTTGTTCAGCGAAAGGTTAACTCCGGTTTATACGGGAATGCCAGCGAAGTGGTCCGAGATGCTCTTCGGCGTATGGATGAGCGTGTAATTGTTGAAACAGCCTGGGACGACTTAAATGATACCTTGGAAGTATCTGCTGCAAGTGGTCAAAGTCCTAACTCTATCAAAGATATAATATCTCGGACGCTCCGCGGGAGTGACGAATGA
- a CDS encoding type II toxin-antitoxin system RelE/ParE family toxin has product MNSGRYWLTRAAENDLADIAKYTLETWGEKRLLIYRQRLEQRLDFLIEFPEMGRNHPMLRSDFRYMVEGKHYIFYHSIDIDIEILRFLHCRSDIISKLSAYL; this is encoded by the coding sequence ATGAATTCAGGTCGCTACTGGTTGACTCGGGCGGCTGAGAATGATTTGGCGGATATTGCGAAGTACACGCTCGAAACCTGGGGTGAAAAGCGACTGCTGATTTACCGGCAACGCCTTGAACAGCGGCTGGATTTTCTGATTGAATTCCCCGAAATGGGGAGAAACCATCCAATGCTGCGCAGTGATTTTCGGTATATGGTGGAAGGTAAGCATTATATTTTCTACCATAGTATCGATATCGACATAGAGATTTTGCGTTTTCTGCACTGTCGTTCCGACATAATTAGCAAACTCTCAGCGTATCTCTGA
- a CDS encoding type II toxin-antitoxin system VapC family toxin, which produces MIAFLDTSALVKLYHTEDSTREVEKVISQVEEIYLSGIAELEFRSTIWKKVRTNEIDKVSAKVVMDAFEDDFNKYSWVEIDFDAIQLSKDLLMRYGQKGLRTLDSIQLSSAVVLKNNNCQFVTFDLRLRGFFRDEGLSVFE; this is translated from the coding sequence ATGATAGCTTTTCTTGATACTTCCGCACTTGTAAAGTTGTACCATACAGAAGATAGCACACGTGAGGTAGAGAAAGTGATTTCTCAGGTTGAGGAAATCTACCTGTCAGGTATTGCTGAGTTAGAATTTAGATCTACTATTTGGAAAAAAGTTAGGACTAATGAGATTGATAAGGTAAGCGCAAAAGTTGTCATGGATGCTTTTGAAGATGATTTCAACAAATATTCTTGGGTTGAGATAGATTTTGATGCTATTCAATTATCTAAGGATCTACTAATGAGATATGGTCAAAAGGGATTGAGAACCTTAGATTCCATCCAATTGTCTTCGGCTGTAGTCCTAAAAAATAATAACTGTCAGTTTGTGACTTTTGACCTTAGGCTGAGAGGCTTTTTCCGCGATGAGGGGTTAAGTGTTTTTGAATGA
- a CDS encoding Txe/YoeB family addiction module toxin, translated as MNWKLLFTKQAQKDARKLTHAGLKSKARKLLEIISENPFQNPPPYEKLIGDLAGAYSRRINIQHRLVYQVFQKEKIVKIIRLWTHYE; from the coding sequence GTGAATTGGAAATTGCTGTTTACAAAGCAAGCTCAAAAAGATGCCAGGAAACTCACGCATGCGGGTCTGAAAAGTAAGGCGCGAAAACTACTTGAAATAATATCGGAAAATCCTTTCCAAAACCCACCACCCTACGAGAAGTTAATTGGAGATTTGGCTGGAGCATACTCCCGCAGAATAAACATCCAACACAGACTTGTTTATCAAGTTTTTCAGAAAGAAAAAATTGTTAAGATTATAAGGCTGTGGACCCATTACGAATAA
- a CDS encoding type II toxin-antitoxin system VapC family toxin codes for MNKVLLDTNAYTSYLGGDQDILNVLAGAEIVFMSIFVLGELYAGFKGGNRNKENIDILRTFMGKSSVAILNASHETAEVFGMVKTSLKRAGTPIPINDVWIASHALETGAVMISHDKKHFTLVPGLRLWYDS; via the coding sequence ATGAATAAAGTTCTTCTTGATACCAATGCCTACACATCATATCTTGGTGGTGACCAGGATATTCTCAATGTTTTGGCCGGTGCTGAAATAGTCTTTATGTCAATCTTCGTTCTTGGCGAATTGTATGCCGGATTTAAAGGGGGAAATCGTAACAAGGAAAATATCGACATCCTGCGTACCTTTATGGGTAAATCAAGTGTTGCCATTTTGAACGCCTCTCATGAAACTGCTGAAGTTTTTGGCATGGTAAAAACTTCTTTAAAACGTGCCGGCACCCCAATTCCCATCAATGATGTCTGGATCGCTTCCCATGCCCTTGAAACCGGAGCTGTCATGATTTCCCATGATAAAAAACATTTCACTCTGGTTCCTGGTTTGCGTCTCTGGTACGATAGCTAG
- a CDS encoding DUF86 domain-containing protein, translating to MDKDIVLNKLESLRRCLQRVQDKTPASCDLLIDDYDLQDIIVLNLERAVQQCVDIGLHIISDQDVPVPETMARTFEALRRAGCLDDAVAERMSKAVGFRNTVVHAYQEIDWKIVYRIITEHLDDFRDYARQILKFIDCLP from the coding sequence ATGGATAAAGATATTGTGCTGAACAAGCTGGAGAGCCTGAGACGCTGTCTTCAACGTGTGCAGGATAAAACCCCGGCATCATGCGACTTGCTTATTGATGATTACGATTTGCAGGACATTATTGTCCTGAACCTGGAGCGGGCTGTTCAGCAGTGTGTTGATATCGGACTTCATATTATCAGCGATCAGGATGTTCCGGTTCCAGAAACTATGGCGAGGACTTTTGAGGCCTTGAGGCGGGCGGGTTGCCTTGATGACGCTGTCGCAGAACGTATGAGCAAAGCCGTCGGATTTAGAAATACAGTTGTGCATGCTTATCAGGAGATAGATTGGAAAATCGTCTATCGCATTATCACCGAGCATCTGGATGATTTTCGTGACTACGCTCGACAGATACTAAAATTCATCGACTGCTTACCTTAA
- a CDS encoding type II toxin-antitoxin system Phd/YefM family antitoxin, which produces MTILNATEARSKLYSLIDETASSHQPIVITGKRSNAVLISEEDWNAISETLFLLSIPGMRESIKKGLDEDLSKCSKELDW; this is translated from the coding sequence ATGACTATATTAAACGCAACTGAAGCCCGCTCAAAATTGTACAGTCTAATTGATGAAACAGCATCTTCACACCAACCGATTGTGATTACGGGGAAAAGATCCAACGCTGTCTTGATTTCAGAAGAAGACTGGAATGCTATTTCTGAAACTCTTTTCTTGTTATCTATTCCTGGAATGAGAGAATCAATCAAGAAAGGTTTGGATGAAGACTTATCAAAATGTTCAAAGGAGCTTGATTGGTGA
- a CDS encoding HisA/HisF-related TIM barrel protein gives MLSYENALKILDQYGKEAAWTKHCLAVADLAAIISTALGEKAELDTEFLHSAALLHDIGRYVTHDPILHGVEGYKLLTELGYHREAFVCASHILYGLNRREAVQYGLPEKDFIPTSFEQKLIPLIDFLVEFDNPTTLKKRFSSLRKRNIGNVYFLTKLAEAELRATSFQREINEKFGILLEDIVNNQEGEKMSQQIKIMPCLDMQNGRVVKGVHFVDIKDAGNPEECAKAYCDAGADELALLDITATVEGRSTMLDVVKRVSEVTTVPFTVGGGIADVGSAEAVLSAGADKISTSSAAFRKPEVIAEMVKAFGADKVTVAIDVDQNAALPSGYEVYIDGGRTA, from the coding sequence ATGCTCTCATATGAAAATGCGCTCAAAATACTGGATCAATACGGAAAAGAGGCAGCATGGACCAAGCACTGTCTTGCGGTTGCTGATTTAGCAGCCATTATTTCCACGGCTTTAGGGGAGAAGGCCGAACTAGATACTGAATTTCTGCACTCCGCGGCACTTCTGCATGATATTGGCCGATATGTAACCCATGACCCAATTCTTCACGGAGTTGAAGGCTATAAACTGCTTACAGAACTAGGGTATCACCGGGAGGCCTTCGTTTGTGCCTCGCATATCCTTTATGGTCTCAACCGTCGGGAAGCGGTACAATATGGTTTGCCGGAAAAAGACTTTATCCCCACTTCATTTGAACAGAAATTGATACCTTTAATCGATTTCCTGGTTGAATTCGACAATCCTACAACTTTAAAAAAGCGGTTTTCCTCTTTGCGAAAACGTAATATCGGCAATGTCTATTTCTTGACCAAACTTGCTGAGGCCGAACTGAGGGCAACCTCATTTCAACGGGAAATCAATGAAAAATTTGGCATTTTATTGGAGGATATTGTGAACAACCAAGAAGGAGAAAAAATGAGTCAACAGATTAAAATTATGCCATGTCTAGATATGCAGAATGGCCGGGTTGTCAAGGGGGTTCATTTCGTCGACATCAAGGATGCCGGCAATCCGGAAGAATGCGCTAAAGCTTATTGCGATGCCGGAGCCGACGAGCTCGCCTTGCTGGATATCACTGCCACGGTGGAAGGCAGATCCACTATGCTTGACGTGGTTAAACGGGTCTCTGAAGTCACCACGGTACCGTTTACAGTCGGCGGAGGTATTGCTGACGTAGGATCAGCGGAAGCGGTGCTGAGTGCCGGGGCAGACAAAATATCCACCAGTAGTGCCGCCTTTCGGAAACCTGAAGTAATCGCGGAAATGGTAAAGGCTTTTGGTGCCGACAAGGTAACGGTTGCCATCGATGTGGATCAGAATGCTGCCTTGCCCTCAGGCTATGAAGTCTATATTGACGGTGGGCGGACAGC